TTAGGGGTAGGGAGTGCTGTTATAACTGATCCTGGGCTTCTGGATAAGTTCGGAGTTACATCCCATCTTACAGTGGGAATTTCTGAAGATTTAAAAAATTCAACAATTGCAAATGATCTAAGTGCCCAAAAATTAAATGTAGTCTATTTCAAAAATATGAGTAAAGCTGATAAATTGCTTGGATCAGAATTAATTGCAGTAGTTACGGTTTCATCTTCTCCAAAACAGGATATAGTTGTTCAATCAGATACATCTAATCCTTTTTACCCAATAGTATCTGAAAAGATAAGTGATGCTGTAAATAAGTTTAAATTAGAAAAGAAACTGCAATCTGCAGGAATAAGTAAAGAAATGATCCAGAAAATTGAAAATCCTGTGATTTTAAATCAAATAAATATTAATGAGGATAACATAGCGAAATTAGCCTTAAATACTTCTTACTTTGTGGAAATAATGTATGGATTCATAGTTCCATTTGTTCTTCTCCTTCCATTTTTCCTTGCAAGTAACATAGTAACAGATAGTATTGTGGGGGAAAAAGAGAGGAAAACATTTGAAATGCTGCTTATGACCCCTATTTCAAGTTCAATGGTAGTAATTGGAAAAATTTTACCTATCCTTTCATTTTCGCTGGTTCAGAGTATTGCATGGATCATTTTACTGAATTTACTTGGGGTTCCTATTTATAATGTATTTGTTTTAATTTTCATGCTCATTTTCGTCGGTTTAGCATTTATAGGGATTGGAATATTGATCTCAATGCTTGTTGACAGTACTAAAGAAGCAAATTCAGCTATAACGCTTGCTTTAATGTTTGCAACATTTGTCTTTTTCATGCCTCTCTTTATAAAAATGCCGTATCTTGAAGGAATTTTAAATATTATTCCCACAGTTTTAATGGTTAAATTATCTTCAACTCCAGCTGTCCCATGGAAT
This window of the Methanobacterium veterum genome carries:
- a CDS encoding ABC transporter permease, giving the protein MKVIALAKKEAQDILTNRIYIMVVFVQIFIILGAFGLGVGSAVITDPGLLDKFGVTSHLTVGISEDLKNSTIANDLSAQKLNVVYFKNMSKADKLLGSELIAVVTVSSSPKQDIVVQSDTSNPFYPIVSEKISDAVNKFKLEKKLQSAGISKEMIQKIENPVILNQININEDNIAKLALNTSYFVEIMYGFIVPFVLLLPFFLASNIVTDSIVGEKERKTFEMLLMTPISSSMVVIGKILPILSFSLVQSIAWIILLNLLGVPIYNVFVLIFMLIFVGLAFIGIGILISMLVDSTKEANSAITLALMFATFVFFMPLFIKMPYLEGILNIIPTVLMVKLSSTPAVPWNIMFFFIPAILVSTLIFALAVTYFRHERAIRL